One segment of Drosophila mauritiana strain mau12 chromosome 3R, ASM438214v1, whole genome shotgun sequence DNA contains the following:
- the LOC117144162 gene encoding mitotic spindle assembly checkpoint protein MAD2B produces the protein MQADIKADIIVEAMEVLVNHILYVRGIYPSHIFKMKRMYNSPIYVSIFPPLNNYLAGILKSAQELLRRRELQCLELIVYQKENEKLESYKMQLETQGNSLPTDDHLMEFEQSMRSVIYKISQRLNQAPKLPAGICHFKVHLHTTQEAFIRFSQDSQYQEFPWLQAQKTESQAPRRTVSLLPLARVEDLGLKMDALIVS, from the coding sequence ATGCAGGCGGATATTAAGGCCGACATCATCGTGGAGGCGATGGAGGTGCTAGTGAATCACATTCTATACGTGCGCGGTATATACCCCTcgcacatttttaaaatgaagCGGATGTACAACTCGCCCATCTATGTGTCCATATTTCCACCGCTTAATAACTACCTGGCCGGCATCCTAAAATCCGCACAAGAACTTCTCCGCCGCCGAGAGCTGCAGTGCCTGGAGCTAATAGTGTATCAGAAGGAGAATGAGAAGTTGGAGAGCTATAAAATGCAACTAGAAACCCAGGGGAATAGCCTACCGACAGATGATCATTTAATGGAGTTCGAGCAGAGCATGCGCTCTGTCATCTACAAAATCTCTCAGCGCTTGAACCAGGCGCCTAAACTGCCCGCCGGAATTTGTCATTTTAAGGTGCATCTGCACACTACCCAGGAGGCATTCATCCGCTTCAGCCAAGACTCTCAGTACCAGGAATTTCCCTGGCTTCAGGCCCAAAAAACGGAATCCCAGGCGCCAAGGCGAACCGTTTCACTCCTTCCTTTGGCTAGGGTGGAGGATTTGGGATTGAAAATGGATGCCCTCATCGTTAGTTAA
- the LOC117145235 gene encoding dihydropyrimidinase isoform X1 yields the protein MSTSPKPVKKVPIHLQSAQNRVYIKNGEIVNHDKSFKADVYIEDGIIKFVGPSSEITIPGGVRTIDASGLMIIPGGIDPHTHMQLPFGGAVAVDDFYHGTKAAVAGGTTMIIDFVLPNKHESMIEAYDKWRSWADPKVCCDYGLHVGITWWSKSVSEEIGILCKELGVNSFKTFMAYKGLYQLNDSDLLDVFERIRHLNGVAMVHAENGDIIAKNTQRLLAEGINGPEGHELSRPEEVEAEAVHRACVLAHQADCPLYVVHVMSKSAGIELARARHRYRGRYIMGETLAAALGTDATCCQHLGFDAEAAHVLSPPLRPDKTTPEFLMKLLANDDLQLTGSDNCTFNKEHKALGKGDFTKIPNGVNGVEDRMSLVWEKGVHAGLLDPCRFVAVTSTNAAKIFNIYPQKGRIAVGSDADIVIWNPNATRTISKDTHHHACDFNIFEGMTVHGVCEFVLVRGRICAERGNVRVAEGFGRFIPTPVRPPFVYDIIEGKVQSQPEEQHEEKQNGSVAKRFAELDIQIPVQEPISAMLAGNLAMPAEGSLCSTPSVRGRVDGKRDLQESSFSISEELDRSGVRACIKVKNPPGGKSSGFW from the exons ATGTCGACCAGCCCGAAACCGGTTAAGAAGGTGCCGATTCACTTGCAGAGCGCCCAGAATCGCGTCTACATCAAGAATG GCGAGATCGTCAACCATGACAAGTCCTTTAAAGCGGACGTGTACATCGAGGATGGAATTATCAA GTTTGTGGGTCCCTCCTCGGAAATAACGATACCTGGCGGAGTGCGCACCATCGACGCCAGCGGACTGATGATCATTCCCGGAGGCATCGATCCCCACACCCACATGCAGTTGCCTTTCGGCGGAGCCGTGGCCGTCGACGATTTCTACCATGGAACCAAGGCCGCCGTGGCAGGTGGCACTACCATGATCA TCGACTTTGTTCTGCCCAACAAACATGAGTCGATGATCGAGGCCTACGACAAGTGGCGCAGCTGGGCCGATCCTAAG GTATGCTGCGACTACGGATTGCATGTGGGCATCACCTGGTGGTCGAAGTCGGTGTCTGAGGAGATTGGCATTCTGTGCAAAGAGCTGGGAGTGAACTCGTTCAAAACATTCATGGCCTACAAAGGACTTTATCAG CTGAATGACTCAGACCTTCTGGATGTCTTCGAGCGTATCAGGCACCTAAATGGCGTTGCTATG GTCCACGCGGAGAATGGCGACATCATTGCGAAGAACACGCAGCGCCTGCTGGCCGAGGGCATCAATGGGCCGGAGGGTCACGAGCTGTCGCGACCCGAGGAGGTCGAGGCCGAGGCGGTGCACCGCGCCTGCGTCCTGGCCCACCAG GCCGATTGTCCCCTGTACGTGGTCCACGTGATGAGCAAGTCGGCGGGTATTGAGCTGGCCAGGGCACGCCACCGCTACCGCGGGCGATACATAATGGGCGAGACCCTGGCCGCGGCCCTGGGCACGGATGCCACCTGTTGCCAGCACCTGGGCTTCGACGCCGAGGCTGCACATGTGCTCAGTCCGCCCTTGCGGCCCGACAAGACGACCCCCGAGTTCTTGATGAAGCTGCTGGCGAA TGACGATTTGCAGCTGACTGGCAGCGACAATTGCACCTTCAACAAGGAGCACAAGGCGCTCGGAAAGGGTGACTTCACCAAGATTCCCAATGGCGTCAACGGAGTCGAGGATCGCATGTCGCTGGTCTGGGAGAAGGGCGTGCACGCCGGGCTTCTGGATCCATGCCGCTTTGTGGCCGTGACCAGCACAAATGCAGCCAAGATATTCAACATCTATCCCCAGAAGGGACGCATTG CCGTCGGCTCGGATGCGGACATTGTGATCTGGAATCCGAATGCCACCCGTACCATTTCCAAGGATACCCACCACCACGCCTGTGACTTCAACATATTTGAGGGCATGACCGTGCACGGCGTCTGCGAGTTCGTCTTGGTCCGCGGTCGGATTTGCGCCGAGCGCGGAAACGTGCGGGTGGCGGAGGGCTTTGGACGTTTCATTCCCACACCTGTTCGTCCGCCGTTCGTCTACGACATCATCGAGGGCAAGGTGCAGTCGCAGCCGGAGGAGCAGCACGAGGAGAAGCAGAACGGCAGCGTGGCCAAGCGGTTCGCTGAGCTGGACATACAGATTCCGGTGCAGGAGCCCATCAGCGCCATGCTGGCTGGCAACCTAGCCATGCCGGCGGAGGGATCTCTGTGCAGCACACCCTCGGTGCGTGGCCGCGTCGATGGAAAGCGCGATTTGCAGGAGTCTTCCTTCTCCATAAGTG AGGAGCTCGACAGGTCTGGTGTTCGAGCGTGCATCAAAGTGAAGAACCCACCTGGCGGAAAGTCTTCCGGATTCTGGTAG
- the LOC117145235 gene encoding dihydropyrimidinase 1 isoform X2: protein MSTSPKPVKKVPIHLQSAQNRVYIKNGEIVNHDKSFKADVYIEDGIIKFVGPSSEITIPGGVRTIDASGLMIIPGGIDPHTHMQLPFGGAVAVDDFYHGTKAAVAGGTTMIIDFVLPNKHESMIEAYDKWRSWADPKVCCDYGLHVGITWWSKSVSEEIGILCKELGVNSFKTFMAYKGLYQLNDSDLLDVFERIRHLNGVAMVHAENGDIIAKNTQRLLAEGINGPEGHELSRPEEVEAEAVHRACVLAHQMKTPLFVSGLTSKSSAELVGRARRSGYCVFGETLASSLGRSMSAVPKGDRIYAITSPPIRESAETPRQLMKSLAYDDLQLTGSDNCTFNKEHKALGKGDFTKIPNGVNGVEDRMSLVWEKGVHAGLLDPCRFVAVTSTNAAKIFNIYPQKGRIAVGSDADIVIWNPNATRTISKDTHHHACDFNIFEGMTVHGVCEFVLVRGRICAERGNVRVAEGFGRFIPTPVRPPFVYDIIEGKVQSQPEEQHEEKQNGSVAKRFAELDIQIPVQEPISAMLAGNLAMPAEGSLCSTPSVRGRVDGKRDLQESSFSISEELDRSGVRACIKVKNPPGGKSSGFW from the exons ATGTCGACCAGCCCGAAACCGGTTAAGAAGGTGCCGATTCACTTGCAGAGCGCCCAGAATCGCGTCTACATCAAGAATG GCGAGATCGTCAACCATGACAAGTCCTTTAAAGCGGACGTGTACATCGAGGATGGAATTATCAA GTTTGTGGGTCCCTCCTCGGAAATAACGATACCTGGCGGAGTGCGCACCATCGACGCCAGCGGACTGATGATCATTCCCGGAGGCATCGATCCCCACACCCACATGCAGTTGCCTTTCGGCGGAGCCGTGGCCGTCGACGATTTCTACCATGGAACCAAGGCCGCCGTGGCAGGTGGCACTACCATGATCA TCGACTTTGTTCTGCCCAACAAACATGAGTCGATGATCGAGGCCTACGACAAGTGGCGCAGCTGGGCCGATCCTAAG GTATGCTGCGACTACGGATTGCATGTGGGCATCACCTGGTGGTCGAAGTCGGTGTCTGAGGAGATTGGCATTCTGTGCAAAGAGCTGGGAGTGAACTCGTTCAAAACATTCATGGCCTACAAAGGACTTTATCAG CTGAATGACTCAGACCTTCTGGATGTCTTCGAGCGTATCAGGCACCTAAATGGCGTTGCTATG GTCCACGCGGAGAATGGCGACATCATTGCGAAGAACACGCAGCGCCTGCTGGCCGAGGGCATCAATGGGCCGGAGGGTCACGAGCTGTCGCGACCCGAGGAGGTCGAGGCCGAGGCGGTGCACCGCGCCTGCGTCCTGGCCCACCAG ATGAAGACGCCGCTCTTCGTGTCCGGCCTCACCAGCAAATCCTCTGCCGAGCTCGTGGGTCGCGCCCGTCGCAGTGGCTACTGCGTGTTCGGGGAGACGCTGGCCAGCTCACTGGGTCGCTCCATGAGCGCCGTGCCCAAGGGCGACCGCATCTACGCCATCACCAGTCCCCCGATCCGCGAATCCGCCGAGACACCCAGGCAGCTGATGAAGTCCCTGGCTTA TGACGATTTGCAGCTGACTGGCAGCGACAATTGCACCTTCAACAAGGAGCACAAGGCGCTCGGAAAGGGTGACTTCACCAAGATTCCCAATGGCGTCAACGGAGTCGAGGATCGCATGTCGCTGGTCTGGGAGAAGGGCGTGCACGCCGGGCTTCTGGATCCATGCCGCTTTGTGGCCGTGACCAGCACAAATGCAGCCAAGATATTCAACATCTATCCCCAGAAGGGACGCATTG CCGTCGGCTCGGATGCGGACATTGTGATCTGGAATCCGAATGCCACCCGTACCATTTCCAAGGATACCCACCACCACGCCTGTGACTTCAACATATTTGAGGGCATGACCGTGCACGGCGTCTGCGAGTTCGTCTTGGTCCGCGGTCGGATTTGCGCCGAGCGCGGAAACGTGCGGGTGGCGGAGGGCTTTGGACGTTTCATTCCCACACCTGTTCGTCCGCCGTTCGTCTACGACATCATCGAGGGCAAGGTGCAGTCGCAGCCGGAGGAGCAGCACGAGGAGAAGCAGAACGGCAGCGTGGCCAAGCGGTTCGCTGAGCTGGACATACAGATTCCGGTGCAGGAGCCCATCAGCGCCATGCTGGCTGGCAACCTAGCCATGCCGGCGGAGGGATCTCTGTGCAGCACACCCTCGGTGCGTGGCCGCGTCGATGGAAAGCGCGATTTGCAGGAGTCTTCCTTCTCCATAAGTG AGGAGCTCGACAGGTCTGGTGTTCGAGCGTGCATCAAAGTGAAGAACCCACCTGGCGGAAAGTCTTCCGGATTCTGGTAG
- the LOC117145234 gene encoding PHD and RING finger domain-containing protein 1, whose amino-acid sequence MSDRDSNAESDAGPPLSQQRGQRNRRIIMRIEFKDSEDSASDQDRDDRPSCSAATRLRRSSRRQEVASDSDSDSVPRKSTRKLRNRYGPRSDCSSSGSDIDQRLTRNGKRKKVESSDEEEPEGTPNAVERIQPTPADPDDGFSSDISSNDLLEKCPICLLTFRQQEIGTPATCEHIFCAACIDAWSRNVQTCPIDRIEFDRIIVRDSYASRRVVREVRLDLSKSNTELVLDDEADTAALSEEEVTNCEICECPDREDVMLLCDSCNQGYHMDCLDPPLYEIPAGSWYCDNCIDSDDEDDNEQLELADDLNQLYEDIRGMGLPETRLRVREVQEPPRILRTRQNERIRAAVLRRTRSGATSTEDSTLTRTRTRTTTTTTTTTTTTRRTTTSTKKKPVQRRRRRRTRYRTYVVEYDLNNFDEKFALKTSKKVIRRRRRRRRRGAATASSEGPGRRLSASKRLAEQMGVKSEGFQRSHLSGGTASSFSLFGNANDLEYFSDSEPDAVSQISSAGLGSTAVQTSVRIGSIGAPRIRKALLQGKARIAAPPSAPSSAPTADILSSILDLQDRWHDASRNLGEVHIRADGSLNIPQRPAPTATAAPAPKTGTSKTEKHLTQAPLYQQGGGGPNYNRGGGAGSSDSYNNRYSGNSSYRGGGGGGAGGSSGGGGVPSGSGGASSRQLTGDGDGQAGGGFGNQNISSSGSSNNTNMSSFIPFHLRFNTPTRQQQPRQQNVLPANQSTPTFPGSAPPLAPVASSSNSFSGQTPMFAPPLNHHPAPVMGMPVVLSIPPPPMPPASLPWNSPLFKITPLQQAPAKPNDPNQNDDADNCPNFSIYSQESQAVANASAMPSGVPHGPADASDKDDDDMNEDLVQLDDDDEDTDIPLPLGPEPEPVPEKVNNDDLYEPENPTEEPDEPELVEESSDAVPTEKSESSDHEPSNTNVEAAPPEENDAEEARTRSTPSPLVKEDRAADRDRAKGVLELYDDSDWEELDIDKPKEFEKALLTETEAQVSPKRAPSKRPASKKDTSLEKDVNESGSEHEQDRSYTPCLDEKNLAEEEEAGTTHQNNANTSPKTRSSKVSGDEDEPEKAAGTDIQSEDELNNENESTRRSRSRGTANNKKAKSKSRSKRNKGETFKKVGKRQKDRNYRGDKPEPDGSPRPDSRSLTPKIRSKSPRVSKSISRSRSGSRSRCKSKSISRSRSRSRSPSRSRNRRRRNSLSKSYSRSHSRSRSRSNSHSRQRFSYRGRDQQRGFFRGRGGLRFNNRNQQFHNRPFQHYGQNYHQNQNYQHQHNQHQNYFHYNQHGQHQQYFQRPKRRELPRYDVRNVVGTSRHQPQTKDRYGRDAMRSHRSRSGRRNSRSFSRSLSRDSRGSPRSRSGSPKRRSFSMSPTPPPGTSPSPHKHGRGRRTSTNRRYARSPSPVPTPRNERESSPVQSVHSRGSRSHTPNRINGDGNRSPLYMGSPNYTPRISRSRSRSRSKSPKDLHKKKKKKSDKKKRRKRTGSSSPTTAARMRRISRQRDPFEDADDFLAPQRKRKKVGMTTGQWSPSPSPDRCDFLHDSALQDKNSSWTPPLGTPKGSGGHYDNDGGLTPKKTKRKRDKSKKKRKQHQLEKPRKEKKRKRRTQTPEPLPSKEVFASGNNILVSVSFNKESNTNNASATLGSQQQSVVTIPPGREDLLSNRMTSMASMASNSNICSAVGAVKKTKRKRKKLEAKPVAIIDLERSPFQVHQEPADVIVLTDSEDATEPLSSRRERERDRDHDLMRENGQREKTPQVGSLDAIMETSYENMTQSTGPKTPPEPPLVKFNLPTKKMQHKVRNNPLHEDVDDINSADELEASCSIAPAEQTPQHGHASHDGGQKIGPNTPPESGPCSPDAYDPFEPTKSPSLSPRSPTPTPSQNLEQQTASMPASGAIGSGSGDKGESDGAHVTGSNASTNTQAQGNALNPVDLVMALMNKPNQSGSIQQESEVSSAQYISSSSVSTGGGGGGAGGGDNHDKTADGKTITVLSNVLLTSSSVVSSSQHIPSISSPTPPSKKLTPLPKAGGSVASSSSGVGNMPTTSSGIGGPRNGSGLGNAGGSSNALDDSFSMEIESPYSPGSADYEDLFEPPIPMEASRRAKGGATGGKVEIFDNLFGSSSPISNIRMTSRYNTAVGKKSNRTKADRKSKVKGARNPDLYDDVPNSATDLQNKDRLLRKLNRQERVVEEVKLVLKPYFNKKAITKDDYKDIMRRAVPKICHSRSGEINPHKIKNLIDAYVKKFRAKHKKLSLLNTGQVSSAVKCAAYLKKL is encoded by the exons ATGTCCGACCGTGATTCCAATGCCGAATCCGACGCTGGTCCTCCCCTGAGTCAGCAGCGCGGGCAGCGGAACCGGCGCATCATCATGCGGATCGAATTCAAGGACTCGGAGGATTCGGCGTCGGATCAAGACCGGGATGATCGCCCCTCCTGCTCCGCGGCGACTCGCCTGAGACGCAGTTCCCGTCGACAGGAGGTGgcttcggattcggattccgACTCCGTGCCCCGGAAGTCTACGCGAAAGCTGCGCAATCGCTACGGGCCGCGAAGCGATTGCTCATCCAGCGGCAGCGAT ATCGATCAACGGCTCACGAGAAACGGCAAACGAAAGAAGGTAGAGTCCTCCGATGAGGAGGAGCCCGAGGGGACGCCCAACGCGGTTGAAAGAATCCAACCCACGCCCGCTGACCCCGACGACGGCTTCAGTTCCGACATCAGCAGTAACGATCTGCTGGAGAAGTGCCCCATTTGCTTACTCACTTTCCGGCAGCAGGAGATTGGCACGCCAGCAACATGCGAGCACATATTCTGCGCGGCCTGCATCGACGCCTGGTCCCGAAATGTCCAAACTTGTCCCATTGATCGCATTGAATTCGACCGGATTATCGTGCGGGACTCTTACGCTAGTCGCCGGGTGGTGAGAGAAGTGAGGTTGGATCTGAGTAAGTCCAATACCGAATTGGtcttagatgacgaggcagaTACCGCTGCGCTTTCCGAAGAGGAGGTCACCAACTGCGAAATCTGCGAATGTCCGGATCGGGAGGATGTGATGTTGTTGTGCGACAGCTGCAATCAGGGATACCACATGGACTGCCTAGACCCGCCGCTGTACGAGATCCCAGCTGGCTCTTGGTATTGCGACAACTGCATTGACTCCGACGACGAGGATGATAATGAGCAGCTGGAGCTGGCAGACGACTTGAATCAGCTATACGAGGATATTAGAGGTATGGGCTTGCCGGAGACTCGTCTCAGGGTACGTGAGGTGCAGGAACCGCCAAGAATCCTGCGCACTCGTCAAAACGAACGCATTAGGGCCGCTGTACTGCGACGCACTCGCTCGGGCGCTACGTCGACGGAAGATTCCACACTGACCCGGACTCGTAcccgcaccaccaccactaccacAACCACTACTACAACTACTCGGCGCACAACCACAAGcacgaaaaaaaaacctgttcagcggcggcggcggagaAGGACTCGCTATCGCACCTACGTGGTCGAGTACGATCTGAACAACTTTGACGAAAAGTTCGCCCTTAAAACCAGCAAGAAAGTGATAAGACGGCGTAGGCGTCGGCGTCGTCGTGGGGCCGCCACTGCCTCTAGTGAGGGGCCTGGTCGACGTCTTTCAGCCAGCAAGCGACttgcagaacagatgggagtAAAATCGGAAGGATTTCAACGTTCTCACCTAAGTGGTGGAACAGCCTCCAGTTTCTCCCTATTTGGCAATGCGAACGACCTGGAGTATTTCTCAGATAGTGAGCCGGACGCAGTAAGCCAGATCAGTTCTGCTGGACTCGGATCGACTGCAGTGCAAACCTCAGTGCGCATTGGTAGCATTGGAGCACCGCGCATCCGTAAAGCCTTGCTCCAAGGCAAGGCGCGCATAGCAGCGCCGCCCTCAGCTCCGTCTTCAGCTCCCACTGCAGACATACTGTCTAGCATTTTGGATCTGCAGGATCGCTGGCATGATGCTTCGCGTAACCTAGGCGAAGTACATATTAGGGCGGATGGTAGCCTCAATATTCCCCAGAGACCTGCACCTACAGCGACAGCAGCGCCTGCACCGAAGACAGGTACTTCTAAGACCGAGAAGCATCTAACCCAAGCACCGCTTTACCAACAGGGAGGAGGAGGACCTAACTACAACAGAGGCGGAGGAGCAGGCTCAAGTGATAGCTACAACAATCGTTACAGCGGCAATAGCAGTTACCGCGGAGGTGGTGGAGGCGGCGCCGGAGGATCTAGCGGTGGAGGTGGTGTGCCCAGCGGTAGCGGGGGAGCTTCCTCGCGACAATTGACCGGTGATGGAGACGGCCAAGCAGGCGGTGGCTTTGGCAACCAAAACATTAGCAGCTCCGGCTCCAGCAACAACACCAATATGTCAAGCTTTATTCCGTTCCATCTGCGATTCAACACGCCCACCCGCCAGCAGCAACCACGACAGCAAAACGTGCTGCCAGCCAACCAATCCACTCCTACTTTCCCTGGAAGTGCGCCGCCTCTAGCCCCAGTAGCGTCGTCATCAAACAGTTTTTCGGGACAGACTCCAATGTTCGCACCTCCCCTCAATCATCATCCCGCACCAGTGATGGGTATGCCAGTTGTGCTGTCCATACCACCTCCGCCCATGCCACCTGCTAGCCTCCCTTGGAACAGTCCTCTCTTCAAGATAACCCCACTCCAGCAAGCACCGGCGAAGCCCAACGATCCAAATCAAAATGACGATGCCGACAACTGCCCGAACTTCTCAATTTACTCGCAGGAGTCGCAGGCGGTTGCTAATGCCTCGGCGATGCCGTCAGGGGTTCCACACGGACCAGCGGATGCATCTGATAAG GATGACGACGATATGAATGAAGATTTAGTACAAttagatgatgatgatgaggataCGGATATACCATTGCCTTTGGGACCTGAGCCCGAACCCGTTCCCGAAAAAGTCAATAATGATGACCTATACGAGCCGGAGAATCCAACCGAAGAACCTGATGAACCCGAATTGGTCGAAGAGTCCTCTGACGCTGTTCCAACGGAGAAGTCCGAGTCCTCCGATCACGAGCCAAGCAACACCAACGTGGAAGCTGCTCCCCCAGAGGAAAACGATGCAGAGGAAGCTAGGACGCGCAGCACTCCCAGCCCACTGGTCAAAGAGGATCGCGCCGCGGATCGAGATCGGGCCAAGGGAGTACTCGAGCTTTATGATGATAGCGACTGGGAGGAGCTAGACATTGACAAACCGAAAGAGTTCGAGAAGGCACTGCTTACCGAAACGGAGGCACAAGTCAGCCCTAAGAGAGCTCCGTCTAAGCGACCAGCATCAAAGAAGGATACAAGCTTAGAGAAGGATGTCAACGAAAGCGGTAGCGAGCACGAGCAGGATCGCTCGTACACGCCCTGCCTGGACGAAAAAAATTTGGCGGAGGAGGAAGAGGCTGGCACAACGCATCAAAATAATGCAAACACGAGTCCCAAAACTCGGTCCTCTAAAGTTTCCGGCGACGAGGATGAGCCAGAGAAAGCTGCCGGTACGGATATTCAGTCAGAGGACGAATTGAACAATGAGAACGAGTCAACGCGACGCAGTCGAAGCCGTGGCACGGCTAACAATAAAAAAGCCAAGTCAAAGTCGCGTTCAAAACGCAACAAGGGCGAGACTTTCAAAAAGGTCGGCAAGCGACAAAAGGATCGCAATTATCGTGGGGACAAGCCGGAGCCAGATGGGAGCCCGCGTCCAGACTCCAGGAGTCTCACTCCAAAGATCCGTTCTAAGAGCCCGAGAGTCAGCAAGAGCATTAGTCGCAGTAGGAGTGGAAGCAGGAGCAGATGTAAGAGCAAGAGTATTAGCAGAAGCAGGAGCAGAAGTCGTTCCCCAAGTCGCAGTAGGAACAGGCGTCGACGTAACAGCCTCTCCAAGTCCTACTCCCGCTCTCATTCTAGGTCTCGATCGCGTTCGAATTCGCACAGCCGCCAGAGATTTTCCTATCGCGGAAGGGACCAACAGCGCGGCTTTTTCCGTGGCCGTGGAGGCTTGCGTTTTAACAACCGCAACCAGCAGTTCCACAACAGGCCGTTCCAGCATTACGGACAAAATTATCACCAGAACCAAAACTACCAGCATCAGCATAATCAGCACCAAAATTACTTTCACTACAACCAGCATGGCCAGCATCAGCAGTACTTTCAACGTCCCAAACGAAGGGAACTACCTCGCTATGATGTTCGAAATGTGGTGGGCACATCAAGACATCAGCCACAGACCAAGGATCGCTATGGACGCGACGCAATGCGGTCGCACAGAAGTCGTTCGGGAAGGCGAAACTCACGCAGTTTCTCACGTAGCCTTTCTCGTGACTCACGGGGCTCCCCGCGCTCCCGATCTGGTTCGCCTAAGCGACGCAGCTTTAGCATGTCGCCGACGCCACCGCCAGGAACTTCACCTTCTCCACATAAACATGGTAGGGGCCGTCGAACCTCTACGAACAGACGCTATGCCCGCTCACCCTCACCGGTACCGACTCCCCGCAATGAAAGGGAGAGTAGTCCAGTTCAATCAGTACACTCCAGAGGATCGCGCTCGCACACTCCCAACCGCATCAACGGAGATGGTAATAGATCACCCCTATATATGGGCTCGCCAAACTACACACCACGGATAAGTCGCAGCCGGAGCAGAAGTCGTTCCAAGAGTCCCAAGGATCTGCacaagaagaaaaaaaagaagtccGATAAGAAGAAAAGGAGGAAGAGGACGGGCAGCAGCAGTCCGACGACAGCAGCGCGGATGCGTCGCATTTCGCGGCAACGTGATCCCTTCGAGGATGCTGACGACTTCCTTGCTCCCCAGAGAAAACGAAAGAAGGTAGGAATGACGACTGGTCAGTGGTCACCATCGCCATCACCCGATCGCTGCGATTTCCTCCACGACAGCGCCCTCCAGGACAAAAACTCGTCTTGGACGCCTCCGCTTGGAACGCCCAAGGGATCAGGCGGCCATTATGATAACGATGGCGGGCTAACACCCAAAAAAACCAAGCGCAAGCGGGACAagagcaaaaagaaaaggaaacaGCATCAGCTGGAGAAGCCACGCAAAGAAAAGAAACGTAAACGTCGTACCCAGACACCAGAACCTCTGCCATCGAAGGAAGTATTTGCTTCGGGCAACAATATTCTGGTTAGCGTAAGCTTCAACAAGGAGTCGAACACAAACAATGCTAGCGCCACGCTGGGCTCCCAGCAGCAGTCTGTAGTTACAATCCCACCCGGCAGGGAGGATCTCTTGAGCAATCGCATGACGTCCATGGCGTCAATGGCCTCCAATAGCAACATTTGCAGTGCTGTGGGAGCAGTAAAGAAGACGAAGCGCAAGCGTAAAAAGTTGGAGGCTAAGCCGGTGGCTATCATCGATCTGGAACGCTCGCCCTTCCAAGTTCATCAGGAGCCGGCAGATGTCATTGTGCTCACAGACAGCGAGGATGCGACAGAGCCACTCTCATCGAGAAGGGAGAGGGAGCGCGACAGGGATCACGATCTTATGAGGGAAAATGGGCAAAGAGAGAAGACTCCCCAGGTCGGATCCTTGGACGCAATCATGGAGACCTCGTATGAGAACATGACGCAGTCAACGGGTCCTAAGACACCACCTGAACCGCCTCTCGTCAAGTTCAACCTGCCTACCAAAAAGATGCAGCACAAGGTGCGCAACAACCCTCTTCACGAAGACGTTGACGATATTAATTCTGCGGACGAGCTGGAAGCATCATGTTCTATTGCACCTGCGGAGCAGACTCCCCAGCACGGCCATGCCAGTCACGATGGCGGTCAGAAGATTGGCCCAAATACACCGCCAGAGTCGGGACCGTGCTCGCCAGATGCCTATGATCCCTTCGAGCCCACCAAGTCGCCCTCACTTTCGCCGCGTTCGCCGACACCAACTCCGAGCCAAAACCTAGAGCAGCAAACAGCTAGCATGCCGGCGAGTGGCGCAATCGGATCGGGATCTGGTGACAAGGGAGAGAGTGATGGCGCCCATGTAACCGGGTCGAATGCGAGCACCAACACTCAGGCACAGGGGAACGCCCTTAATCCGGTTGATCTGGTGATGGCGCTGATGAACAAACCGAACCAGAGCGGGTCCATTCAGCAAGAGAGTGAGGTGAGCTCCGCCCAGTACATCAGCAGCAGTTCCGTCAGCAcgggcggcggcggaggaggtgcCGGCGGAGGCGACAACCATGACAAGACAGCCGATGGGAAGACCATAACCGTTCTCTCTAATGTGCTGCTCACGAGCAGCAGTGTGGTGTCAAGTTCGCAGCACATACCTTCAATTTCCAGTCCCACGCCTCCTTCAAAGAAACTCACTCCTTTGCCCAAGGCCGGAGGCAGtgtggccagcagcagcagtggcgtCGGCAACATGCCCACCACGAGTAGCGGAATAGGTGGCCCCCGAAACGGAAGCGGCCTCGGAAATGCCGGAGGATCGAGCAACGCTTTAGACGACTCCTTCAGCATGGAAATCGAGAGTCCTTACTCGCCGGGCTCGGCGGACTACGAAGATCTGTTCGAGCCGCCCATTCCAATGGAAGCCAGCAGGCGAGCGAAGGGTGGAGCAACCGGAGGCAAGGTAGAAATTTTCGACAACCTGTTCGGAAGCAGTTCGCCCATTAGCAACATCCGGATGACTTCCCGGTACAACACAGCGGTGGGCAAAAAGTCGAATCGCACCAAGGCCGACCGAAAATCAAAAGTAAAAG GTGCAAGGAATCCTGATTTATATGACGACGTGCCAAATTCGGCTACAGACCTACAAAATAAGGATAGA CTTTTACGGAAACTAAATCGGCAGGAACGCGTCGTTGAGGAGGTGAAACTGGTGTTGAAACCGTACTTTAACAAGAAAGCGATTACCAAGGATGACTACAAGGACATTATGCGGAGAGCCGTGCCTAAG ATCTGCCACAGTCGGTCTGGTGAGATCAATCCGCACAAGATTAAGAATCTTATTGACGCCTATGTGAAGAAATTCCGGGCCAAGCACAAGAAGTTGAGTCTCCTTAACACAGGACAAGTTAGCAGTGCGGTTAAGTGTGCCGCCTATTTGAAGAAACTGTAA